Within Scomber scombrus chromosome 12, fScoSco1.1, whole genome shotgun sequence, the genomic segment AGTCTGCTGAGCCATTACTTGTGCACTTGAAAGAACTGAACAGCCTCTTTTCCAACTCCCTCTGCTCTCCCTCTTCAGAGTGTGAATAACGATGAGAACTATACAAGACGAGCCAGACAAGACGAGAACTTTGCACAGCTTGATCACACGATTCCCGTCTCGTAACAAAAAACAAGCTCTGATCTGTTCCACAGGAGAGCTCAGAGGGCACTCTTCTTTGATGTTCTTCATGAACAGGACGCTGCTACTCAGTAActacgcacacatacacagacacactcaagTGTCTCTTTAGAAATCTTACAAAGCAAGTGAACAAAGTCCATTcatactttctctctctcacctgcaAAGATGCATTACTGACAGTTTATCTAACATTTAGATGCACATATACGGCACATTAGTGATTTCTGGTTTGTACTTTACACTGGAGACGATGAATATAGGAGGCGATATCACAGCTGAGGTGTGAAGACAGATGGTTACGCTTCACGAAGCAAATGTTGCTTCCAAAAATGAACTTGATGCTTTGCCATAAAGAACAGAGGTGATTTGTAGCTGTATTTTAACTATACAGATGATGTCTGATAACGCCCAAGTATAATACAGGTTTCTCACTATTAAATATGGCTCTGAGACAAAAAGGGGAAGCTAGACTTAGACTCTATAAAGGTCTTTATCAGTAGGCAAGTATGTTATTTCCCATTAATACATTTAGCAACCCAgcaaaattacacaaaaaatattatttaacagACACCACACTCTGTCCTTTCCCTACCTGTCTGATGTCAGAGGCTATGGGGGCTGTGCAGGGCCGTTTCTGTAACTTTCTAAAAACAACAATCGAACATAATTTCACACCAAATTCACACAGCGATTTGTCAGCTGTGACGAGAGGTGAGAAAGAAGCCAGGGGTATGAACTTCTctttcttgtctctttttttcattcttgacACTATTCATGTCAACAGAGTGAAACACTGTGAACATCTGGTAGGAGAGACTGTCTGAAAATGTATGCTGCTATCCCCGCATTTTAATGATATCATTCTTTTCACCCAGCCTTTAAGTGTAGCCATTCAAAACAACTACAAACACTTCTTTCTGCGACGGTCGGACAAAACGTTGTTCAAACTAGTTCTTACCAAACACATATACCGATCCTTTATCGTTGAGCCTGGCAAGATTTTTAATGTGGTAAAGAAATGAGGTGCTGAAATATGGAGGTGTGAAAATGAGAAGGTTTTCACAGAAGAAGCTGCATTTCTCACacagtttaacagtttaaaaaaaaaaaaaaaggttggtcTAAAATTATGTGATGGAGAGAGCGCCCCGTCGCCCCGTCGGCTGAATGGTTACTGCACATGACACCTAGTTCGATCCCAGGCATGGATCCTTGTTGCATGTCTTACACATCTCTCTCTTCCCATGTTTCATATCTGCCTCTTCATCTAATAAAAGGTATAAATGTCGCCCCAAAGAAAAAATGGGGAGTGTAGAAATGAAGAAATTCTACTTAAGTTCGAAAGATGAATCAGGTGAAATGTACCCACTCAATGTTGTGACAGGTTTCAGCTCCCAGCTTCCGTGAATAGGGGTatgtaggttaaaaaaaaagggatgaaaTGATGACTTGATACATATAAATGTTTTACACTAGTGAATAGATTGCAGAACTCACACCTAAATAACTTGAGAAAGCATCTAATTTAGAGGAATCAGACTGTCACTTGAAAGCTTAATAACTCCACAGTGCTGtcacattaatatttttatgtgtCTAGAAAGCAGCCTACTTATGATCAACAAGTTCAAAATAGatcacagtttacagtagaCAACCATCAAATTATCAGACAGTATCTTCACTTAGTTACTGAAGAATCTACGCTGCACTTGCTGCTGAAAACAATCTGTTGTCAGGCTTTTGTGTGAAGGCGGAACACAGTCATTCTTCACTGACGACTTTGAGGCAGACGGAGTAAACAACTGATTAGATCATTGACTGTCAATGGGACGTCCTGCCAAGATTTCAAATGTAAACCTACCATtcatgcctctgtgtgtgtttgtatccaaGAACAAGAaaggaagacaaacaaaatcAGCGCTAATTGCAGCTGTTAGTTGTATTTACCAcagggaaaaaataataataaaaataggctGTTTAGGGTCGCATTACTAACTGACGAGTAAATAACCAAACGTGATTATGCAAACTTACCGTAAAAGACAAAGATATTCAACTGACGCCGGTTTCCAGCTATACAGAAGTCATACTGTCATGAAGGATGTAACTCCTCACTCAACACTTCCATCCTGTTTACGAGTCGTGTGACCTGATTGCCCATCAGGAACACCATGCAGGAAATAACTTAATGATTGGTCCCGGTCTAAATCTGGCAATACCGTAAGGTACATAAGAACAAATGTGGTAAAGATGAAACATCGCCCTTTTCCCACCGCGAAGGCATCTTCACTACAAGCCACTGTAAAATTCCTTTGGCCGGAAAGTTTGAGGTTACATCATAGctctaaatgttttatatcatcTTGAGTcggtttattaatttattatttcattatctttCTAGGAGCACATGACATATTTTGATCTTCAAGGCACCTAAATGATTTATGTCTCAAATTTAGGATGCTTATAAAATATTTTCCAGGATGTAATACAGAGGATTAAAAATGACTCGTCACAGGACAACTTGATttccaaataaatacataatatgtacatacatattCTCATGCAATTTTAGAATACAATACACTAAATATGATGGGAATACACACTTCTGAAACTGATAATTACCTATTCCAGCTATTGTGTAAAAGTAGCATAACCCTGAAATATACATAATTTATTCTATGTCATGTCCACAGAGGTTCCTGAGTTTGAACATAATACACTGTgacttttttctcttaaatgaCTTTCCTGTAAAGCATGACTACACACccgataataataatagtgtgtCGGTTAATGTAAAATTATGTAAGTGTTCCCTTGAATCCTCGCTCTCTATGACAATGGTGTAAGTACATTCCAGTCAGTGTACAATGAATATTCAAATTGATGTCAGTCCCTGAACCAACAGGGCAAATCTGAACAGAAAAGAGAACAAGTGACTTCTCAAACTTGTCTTGAGAAAGGCCTTTAAAACCTCAGAAAGAAACAGAGCTGCTCTGTGTTCAACATCACAGTAGCAGATTGTGGAGAGCAGCTCCGAGCTGTCAATctgtaaaatactgtatgaaTGTAAAGCAGGTCTGTGCAGGCACTATAAAACCACTGCAAGTGTAGCAGCTACTTTTACTGATAACTGCCTTTATCCTGTGCTGCAGCTTGAGAACTACATACAGGACAGCATGAAGCAGGACATGGTACAAATCCAGCAGACCGCTGTGCACAACCACACGGCCACGATGATCGAAATTGGGACGAACCTGCTGAGTCAAACTGCAGAGCAGACAAGGAAACTGACCAACGTGGAAGCACAGGTGAGGCTGCTCCGCCTGTTTTCTTTAAACACAGAAGgcaaaacacatactgtatacacatgACTGACGTCTGACCAAAATAACACACTAGTGAAAATGTGTAAGTTCATCAGTTGTTTTTACAGTGACTTggatgtatttgtatgtttaatATCCCTTTCCGTTCCACATGAAAGCCGGAGTGAGCTCTAAGATACGCTGCATTAAATGGTGTAGCTTCAGGGTGTTAAAAAATAGGGAAAAACAGGCATGACTGCGTCAGTTTATTATTGTGACTACACGTCAATGACCTTATGTGAGCCAACTGTACAGCATTTCCTGTTATTAGCACACTTGTATTCCCACAGAAAGGGTCTATCAGTTTGTCACAATCTGACATCCGTCTGTTCAAAGACATCAACAGCTCCATTGGAGACACATTGCTATGATCCATGTAAACAACCTGCTTTTTGCTGAGTTCAGTTCCTCCGAACTGGGAAACTAGAGGCAAGGTCCCCAACCCCAGAATTTAGTTCAATACGTCTGTCTGTGAGACTACATGGATTCTTGTTTCCCTAGTTCAGGTATGTCTGCTCTATTGGAAGTTGGGTTGTTCTTTCCTGTCACATTTTTCCACTTTGCAAACTGCTGTTTGTTCCCTCTAGAGGTGTAAACTGAGCTGGTGTTGAACCTGATCCATGAATGgaatatagaaataaatatcctaattattatgaaaaatatgttaGGAgtgttatattgtttttaatacttAGATGTTTATTGTTCTTTTCTATCTATTTGTACTTTTATATCTTCTTGGCTGCCTTTTTACTTCATTTTCCTACATTTCTCCAAATCATATCCTGTCCAGATACAATATTGAACATCAAAATTGAGAAATGTCAGATGCAATGGCATGAAATAGTTCTTAAATATTTAGCTGTCTCTGGTGTAACATAAGAACATATCCTGTTTCAAGTTGTGAATTAATGACACAAACGTTTGACACATTTTAAGGGTACCTACGGGACACAGCCTGATTGAACTGTTTTACCTTGTTCTTGTATTTCTAGGTAATTACTCATACAACTCGACTTGAGCGCCAACTTCTTGAGAATTCCATATCAACCAACAAACTGGAAAAACAACTAATTATCCAAACAAACGAAATAAGCAAGCTGAGTGACAAAAACAGGTGAGGGCTCTCAATCACATGGCTACAAAGTGCATTAATAAAAGGTTAATagccaaaaaatacatttcttaaaacACTGTGATTTTCAACctggaaaatatttttttgaaatCCTTCATATGTGctcttttaaaaatctgaaaactaATTTTAAGGGTCACTAACAGAACAGCTGTGTAGGCTTATGCAGAAAGCAAAGGCAAAGGCAAAATCTGAACTtgtctcctgcttctcctcAGCTTTCTGGAGAAGAAGGTGGACGGGATGGAGGAACAGAGGCAGGTGGAGCTGAAGACGCTTCGAGAAGAAAAGGAGCAGCTTCAGACTCTAATACAGAAGCAGACAGCCATCATAGGccagctggagcagcagctgttCAAAGTCTCCTCTAACAACTCCGTCCTGCAGCATCAGCAACAGGAGCTGCTCGACACCGTCAACAACCTCATTCACACCTTCTCTATGGGCACAGCTCAAGGTGGGTCACCAGTACAAGGCCATGAGGACTCCTTTACAATATAATGACACATGAAAGTCACCCTTAAGTATCATATTCAAACAGTGAAAACACCTTGACCTGTATGCCAAGGTTTTGTGCGTGTTTTTGAGGCTGCAAGGTATGATAGTGCTGTTGTATTGGACAGAACACAAGCCTCACTTTCAAAGCCGTCACACTGAAGTAGGGCTTTTCAAATGTCATAGTCAGTAAATCacaagtgtaaataaataaaattaatgaaGGCTGAAGGCTATTTAGCTGCTTCAATTTCAGAGTCCTGGTACTGTGGCTCACTGTCACGGTTTACTGAGACActtgaatagaaaaaaaagccatttttaatgttattagtaacacctgcaCTGTGACAAGCcaacatgtctgctgtgaaaagagaCAGTGTATGTGACCTTTTTAGTCAGAAAATGTGACCTCATCACAAGAGAACAGGAATGCTAAACAAAGTTGTGCTGTCGAATTACCAAAACTTATTTCTTCTGCAGAGACCTCAACCGCCATGATGCAGGATACTCCCACCACATACATGGACTGTGCTGCTGTCTTCAAGTCCGGAAACACCCAGAGTGGCGTCTACACCCTCACGTTACCCAACACGACTCTGGAGGTTAAGGTAAAGTAACTCTGTTCACCAATTTCAAGCCGGCTATgactggattttaaaaaattgttagTTTAATTACCCGGTACTACAGAAGAGGATCACTCTGCATGTACGTgtgaacatgcacacataatGCGGTTACATAATGCAAACATACACGCACTTACACAACCTTTAAATGCATAAACACTGCAGATCCCAGGATGAAGTGTTCAAACAGTATTGTGTTTGAGGGCGGGGTAgttcaattaaaatgttctcAGACCTCTATTAATGACGTGCATGCCTGAGCTAAAACTGTGATCTCCTTAGATACTTTTCAGCCAGTAAGACTCAGACCTCAATCCTGCATCTCTTCACTGCAGCTATCGTTTGTTTAAGCTAAATTGATATAAGATGCCTTTGTCAAATTATAAATGAGCATGAATTCTTTACAGAACATTGATTGTGAATTATTAATTGGGTGccctcttcttccttttgtcTGAAGGCTTTCTGTGACATGGAGACGGAGGGAGGAGGCTGGACAGTGCTACAAAAACGCTTTGACGGCCGTGTTGACTTTCACCGTACGTGGCAAGagtttaaaaaggtaaaaagctATCAAGGAGGAGTCCTTTCCTTGAGAAAATATAACCTAGGCTACGGTTTTAATGCCAAATGCACAATGCTGTAGACAGATTTGGTTTTGACTATCGACTGGAAGAGTTTTCAGGGTCTCGTGACTGCAAAGAAGAAAAGGCTAAATAGAAATACTTCTGCATGATAACCGTCTGCTATTCATGAAAATATTGCCAGCAAAGTCCTCCAACATTTCAAGACAGTAAAATATTTTAGCTATTTGCCATTTTTCAAGTAGCAGATCTGATCAAAGCATATTGAGTATTTTTGTAAATTCACATGACATTGCTTAATAACCACAATCATAAAAGCATCTAGATGATTTCCAAAAATAGTGACCTGCTCTGTCTACACCAAGTAGGAGATGCCAAAAAAGTCCCAACAGAGCAATgattacaacacaaaacaccTTTCAATGTAGCAAAGCTGTGTAAAGAACATAGTGTACCTCGATTTGTCTATTTGCTGTTTTGTTAGTAGAAAATCTACACGCCtttactgcaggtttaattACAGGGGACTTATtctgcttttccttattttcagtcatatatttaatttaagttacaatttcagatgttcatattacatgtggtca encodes:
- the angpt2a gene encoding angiopoietin-2a isoform X1, which codes for MKMLNVDLLVLSVCLGLGTGYRTSSDSTVGKRQYQIQNGPCSYTFLLPEQENCQTQSSNYNPVQKDGPADSDESAHRLEQLENIMENNTQWLLKLENYIQDSMKQDMVQIQQTAVHNHTATMIEIGTNLLSQTAEQTRKLTNVEAQVITHTTRLERQLLENSISTNKLEKQLIIQTNEISKLSDKNSFLEKKVDGMEEQRQVELKTLREEKEQLQTLIQKQTAIIGQLEQQLFKVSSNNSVLQHQQQELLDTVNNLIHTFSMGTAQETSTAMMQDTPTTYMDCAAVFKSGNTQSGVYTLTLPNTTLEVKAFCDMETEGGGWTVLQKRFDGRVDFHRTWQEFKKGFGEASGEFWLGNEFVSRLTTQQSYKLRIQLGDWEGNSGFSQYDQFSLDGEAQNYRIHLKGFSGTAGKISSIGQPGSDFSTKDADNDKCVCKCSQLTTGGWWFDACGPSNLNGMYYQQGQNSNRFNGIKWYYWKGSGYSLKTTMMMIRPVDFSD